A region of Vitis riparia cultivar Riparia Gloire de Montpellier isolate 1030 chromosome 12, EGFV_Vit.rip_1.0, whole genome shotgun sequence DNA encodes the following proteins:
- the LOC117926695 gene encoding YTH domain-containing protein ECT1 → MAAEKTFETSEQVTMGLKSDTFTKLTKQDVVSGKDGIPSDSTSSLSSSGDATASVKGETDQESVAEQGVYYPPTSCYNYYYPGYNGALNQSDDHGYYNADGSYTGVQSDNGMVYYLPGYNPYASGTLMGVDGQCVSQPPYFSSGYLQQPVPYGTEAVPCYSWDSTYVGDATNGTNANFGNVKSGSRPTASAKANNFPSMKANGTVANKYSLPFDSKSRQSAAPSNFSKSIFQSQPLKPLNKASHLGSDFPAGFAKGFSPVSKFSSFTNQKQGFFPHNGVMNYRPNSRAWNGNEKYKLREKSNRNGHFESSTELTCGPRARNRNSPLNSATEKEELGLMVRRDQYNLQDFQTEYENAKFYVIKSFSEDDIHKCIKYDVWASTPNGNKKLDAAFHDAEAKANETGTKFPIFLFFSVNGSGQFVGVAEMVGQVDFNKDMDFWQLDKWNGFFPVKWHIVKDIPNSQLRHITLESNENRSVTYTRDTQEIGLKQGVEMLKIFKNYSARTSMFDDFNFYENREKSLHARRSSKPPPPSQMEIYGNGDDLPKHLHGEERKTEEPARTSRSHDPKSLINLTKNLSLSTPHPLKNSSGLNPTENPSSNSNSIPSVSG, encoded by the exons ATGGCTGCTGAGAAGACCTTTGAGACAT CTGAGCAGGTGACTATGGGATTGAAGTCAGACACCTTTACCAAGTTGACCAAGCAAGATGTG GTTTCCGGAAAAGATGGAATACCATCTGATTCAACGTCTTCCCTGTCCTCTTCTGGGGATGCTACTGCTAGTGTCAAAGGTGAGACTGATCAAGAGTCAGTTGCAGAGCAAGGTGTTTACTATCCACCTACTAGCTGTTACAATTATTACTACCCAG GATATAATGGGGCCCTGAATCAATCAGATGATCATGGCTACTATAATGCAGATGGTTCTTATACA GGTGTACAATCAGACAATGGAATGGTTTATTATCTGCCTGGCTATAATCCGTATGCTAGTGGGACTCTTATGGGTGTTGATGGGCAATGCGTTAGTCAACCTCCTTACTTTTCATCAGGATATCTTCAGCAGCCTGTTCCTTATGGAACAGAAGCTGTACCGTGTTATTCATGGGATTCGACTTATGTTGGAGATGCTACAAATGGAACCAATGCTAATTTTGGGAATGTAAAATCTGGCTCACGTCCTACTGCTTCAGCAAAGGCAAACAACTTTCCCTCCATGAAGGCAAATGGCACTGTTGCTAATAAATATTCGTTACCTTTTGATTCCAAGTCACGTCAATCTGCTGCTCCATCTAACTTCTCAAAGTCTATCTTCCAAAGTCAACCTCTCAAACCATTGAACAAG GCGTCTCATTTAGGCTCTGATTTCCCAGCAGGCTTTGCAAAAGGGTTCAGTCCAGTCAGCAAGTTCTCATCATTTACCAACCAAAAGCAAGGATTTTTCCCACATAATGGTGTGATGAACTATAGACCAAACAGTCGGGCatggaatggaaatgaaaaatataagttgAGAGAGAAATCCAACAGAAATGGACATTTTGAATCCTCAACCGAACTAACTTGTGGTCCTAGGGCTCGCAACAGAAACTCTCCTTTGAACTCAGCGACTGAAAAGGAAGAGCTGGGCCTCATGGTACGAAGAGATCAATATAATCTACAAGATTTCCAGACTGAGTATGAAAATGCGAAGTTCTATGTTATCAAGTCTTTTAGTGAAGATGATATTCATAAATGCATTAAATATGATGTTTGGGCAAGCACTCCAAATGGAAATAAGAAACTGGATGCAGCATTCCATGATGCAGAGGCAAAGGCTAATGAAACAGGCACAAAATTTCCgatcttcctcttcttctct GTAAATGGAAGTGGACAGTTTGTTGGTGTAGCTGAGATGGTGGGGCAGGTTGATTTCAATAAAGACATGGACTTTTGGCAGCTTGATAAGTGGAATGGGTTTTTCCCAGTAAAGTGGCATATCGTAAAAGACATCCCTAACAGTCAGTTGCGGCACATAACTCTTGAAAGTAATGAAAACCGATCCGTAACCTATACAAGGGACACTCAGGAG ATTGGACTCAAGCAAGGAGTAGAAATgctgaaaattttcaagaattacTCAGCAAGAACATCAATGTTTGATGACTTCAACTTCTACGAAAACCGCGAGAAGTCCCTTCATGCCAGAAGGAGCAGTAAGCCTCCACCTCCTTCACAGATGGAAATATATGGGAATGGTGATGATCTTCCA AAGCATTTACACGGAGAGGAAAGAAAAACCGAAGAACCTGCAAGAACCAGCAGAAGCCATGACCCCAAATCTCTCATCAATCTCACCAAAAACCTCTCCCTCAGCACCCCCCACCCGCTGAAGAACAGTTCTGGGTTGAACCCGACAGAGAACCCAAGCTCGAACTCGAACTCAATTCCATCGGTCTCCGGTTAG